The proteins below come from a single Chryseobacterium bernardetii genomic window:
- a CDS encoding GNAT family N-acetyltransferase produces MNYTTKWLTDKTRVKELVDFFITHKTDSYISHGEMMSGRAIDTHHWNPDLDVILTEQLLTDFNSDGNSKLNILIAENENAEIVGMMVFNVINSPFKKYAILEDMLLDQSVRGQSLGSKLLEKAIEESKKWNISFILLESGVNNHGAHQFFNRYGFKKVSESYILTL; encoded by the coding sequence ATGAACTATACTACAAAATGGCTTACAGATAAAACACGCGTCAAGGAACTGGTAGACTTTTTTATCACCCATAAAACAGATTCCTATATTTCCCATGGCGAAATGATGTCTGGCAGAGCCATAGACACCCATCACTGGAATCCGGACCTCGATGTCATTTTAACAGAACAGCTCCTTACAGATTTTAATTCAGACGGGAACTCTAAATTAAATATTCTTATCGCAGAAAATGAAAATGCAGAAATTGTGGGAATGATGGTTTTCAATGTCATCAACAGCCCTTTTAAAAAGTACGCCATCCTTGAAGATATGCTTTTGGACCAGTCTGTAAGGGGCCAGTCTTTAGGCAGTAAACTGTTGGAAAAAGCCATTGAGGAATCTAAAAAATGGAATATCAGCTTCATTCTGCTGGAAAGTGGAGTGAATAATCATGGTGCCCATCAGTTTTTTAACAGATATGGGTTTAAAAAAGTATCGGAAAGTTATATTTTAACATTATAA
- a CDS encoding DUF3347 domain-containing protein codes for MKNIITVLLVGAALSSCTKPENKISENKAAQPEIKNSEKTEPIVASYQKEEVKESPAENKKEMVELSAFSIQQIIKGYLPLKNALAQDNSQKASDAAKGLFSILKKIDISKTRAKDNSELRDILKSASESAEHIGDNADDIVLQREHLLSLSNDITGLIEKVGTGGLQLYQDFCPMYDNGKGGTWISETKEIVNPYEGTKMLNCGSVKKVL; via the coding sequence ATGAAAAATATAATAACCGTACTGTTAGTGGGAGCTGCATTATCTTCTTGTACTAAACCCGAAAATAAAATCTCTGAAAATAAAGCTGCACAACCGGAAATTAAAAATTCCGAAAAAACAGAACCTATTGTTGCTTCATATCAAAAAGAGGAAGTAAAAGAAAGTCCGGCAGAAAATAAAAAGGAAATGGTTGAGCTTTCAGCTTTTTCAATACAGCAAATAATCAAAGGGTATCTTCCTTTAAAAAATGCTTTAGCTCAGGATAATTCTCAGAAGGCTTCCGATGCTGCCAAGGGGTTGTTTTCTATATTAAAGAAAATAGATATCAGTAAGACCAGGGCAAAAGACAATTCTGAGTTGCGGGATATTTTGAAAAGTGCATCGGAAAGCGCAGAACATATTGGGGATAACGCTGATGATATTGTACTCCAGAGAGAACATTTACTTTCTCTAAGCAATGATATTACAGGTCTTATAGAAAAAGTAGGAACCGGTGGCTTACAATTATATCAGGATTTCTGTCCTATGTATGATAATGGAAAAGGGGGAACCTGGATTAGTGAAACAAAGGAAATTGTAAATCCTTACGAAGGAACAAAAATGCTCAACTGCGGATCTGTAAAAAAGGTCTTGTAA
- a CDS encoding multicopper oxidase domain-containing protein — translation MFLVLLFSVFTFAQTAKTYYTCPMHPEIVSSKPGDCPKCNMTLVKKTVVVQPKVMTRPAVKPVPKIEKKTKPVETKVNKTKAEITKKENPVGERALTQPSISSLSKPISEPQATYTCPMHPEVISDKPGKCPKCGMELVEKEGQKHAVTESSKGEKTVLKRNSENGKLTFGGKTVRYDLYVKDTIVNFTGKNRRAIAVNGKLQAPTLYFTEGDTAEIYLHNMLKENTGLHWHGVILPNEHDGVPYLTTKPVKPGETHLYKFKISQNGTYWYHSHEALQEQIGMNGILVFKKRDGEPKTEYNAEIPVLLGDWSDDDPMQIARRLHMANTDWYAVKKNAVQSYWEAIKSGNLGTKALNEWKRMEAMDVSDVYYDKFLINGVPSSGYTNLKAGDKVRLRVANGGSSTYFWLNYGGGKIKVVGNDGNDVVPVEVDRLIVGVSETYDIEVTIPENKSFEFRATSEDRIGHASLWLGSGEKIEAPNLPRLMLFEGMKMMNGMMEMSGNMKPMNMTMGNQMMDMNEVMYPELSENQRKTTMKHINEMMGVKTKEDKKTDDHSQHTGMDMQQEKTIKRLSYNILKSPEKTILPADSVRHMKFTLEGNMNHYLWTLDNKTVTETDKILIKKGEILRIKLYNNSMMRHPMHLHGHDFRLINSKGEYSPLKNVVDIMPMETVTIEFAANQDGDWFFHCHILYHMMAGMGRIFSYENSKPNPQLPNRKLAWKNFLKDNKMVSSMAMLDVASNKIHAETMTMFGPRWANLNEFHSNWNFDHFEGSAKVGRFLGKFQWALPYAGFRVQKNHEIMERQIAEDMGMGFHGKKTWFGQQKASKSRYSFIVGMQYVLPMLITADASVDQNGKVLLELSREDIPLSRRLRGNFSVNSDGEFSTGIRYIVQKWLSLSGNYDNEMGWGAGVTLTY, via the coding sequence ATGTTTCTGGTGCTTTTGTTCTCTGTTTTTACCTTCGCACAAACTGCAAAAACCTATTATACCTGTCCTATGCACCCTGAAATAGTCTCTTCAAAACCCGGAGACTGCCCGAAGTGTAACATGACATTGGTGAAGAAAACGGTTGTTGTACAACCTAAGGTTATGACCAGGCCAGCAGTAAAGCCTGTACCGAAAATAGAAAAGAAAACAAAACCTGTAGAAACAAAAGTAAATAAAACTAAGGCTGAAATAACTAAAAAAGAAAATCCAGTAGGGGAAAGAGCATTAACTCAGCCTTCAATTTCATCTTTATCAAAACCTATATCTGAGCCTCAAGCTACTTACACTTGTCCTATGCATCCTGAGGTAATTTCAGATAAGCCGGGAAAGTGTCCTAAGTGTGGAATGGAACTGGTAGAAAAAGAAGGTCAAAAACATGCTGTCACTGAAAGCTCAAAAGGAGAAAAAACAGTATTAAAAAGAAATTCTGAAAATGGAAAACTTACTTTTGGCGGGAAAACAGTCCGCTATGATTTATATGTAAAAGACACCATTGTTAATTTTACAGGAAAAAACAGGAGAGCAATTGCGGTCAATGGTAAGCTTCAGGCTCCTACATTGTATTTTACAGAAGGAGATACTGCTGAAATTTATCTGCACAATATGCTTAAGGAAAATACAGGCCTGCACTGGCACGGGGTAATTCTTCCCAATGAACATGATGGGGTACCTTATCTTACCACAAAACCTGTAAAGCCTGGTGAAACCCATCTGTATAAGTTCAAAATCTCTCAAAACGGAACTTATTGGTATCATTCTCACGAAGCATTACAGGAACAGATAGGAATGAACGGGATTTTAGTCTTTAAAAAGAGAGATGGAGAGCCAAAAACTGAATATAACGCAGAAATCCCTGTATTGTTGGGGGATTGGAGTGATGATGATCCTATGCAGATTGCCCGTAGGCTGCATATGGCCAATACAGACTGGTATGCTGTGAAAAAAAATGCAGTACAGAGTTATTGGGAAGCCATCAAATCAGGAAATCTTGGGACAAAAGCCTTGAATGAATGGAAAAGAATGGAAGCCATGGATGTAAGCGATGTGTATTATGATAAGTTTTTAATCAATGGAGTTCCAAGTTCTGGTTATACTAATCTTAAAGCAGGAGATAAAGTAAGACTGAGAGTTGCCAATGGTGGTTCATCCACTTATTTCTGGCTGAATTATGGCGGCGGAAAAATAAAAGTGGTAGGAAATGACGGAAATGATGTGGTTCCGGTAGAAGTAGACCGATTGATTGTTGGTGTCTCAGAAACTTATGATATTGAAGTGACTATTCCTGAGAATAAAAGCTTTGAATTCCGGGCCACTTCAGAAGACAGAATAGGCCACGCTTCTCTTTGGCTGGGTTCAGGTGAAAAAATAGAAGCTCCGAATTTACCAAGACTGATGCTTTTTGAAGGAATGAAGATGATGAACGGAATGATGGAAATGAGTGGAAATATGAAGCCAATGAACATGACGATGGGAAATCAGATGATGGATATGAACGAAGTAATGTATCCTGAACTTTCGGAAAATCAAAGGAAAACAACAATGAAGCACATTAATGAAATGATGGGTGTGAAAACGAAAGAAGATAAAAAAACTGATGACCATTCTCAACATACCGGAATGGATATGCAGCAGGAGAAAACCATCAAAAGGTTATCTTACAATATTTTAAAATCTCCTGAAAAAACAATACTTCCGGCAGACAGTGTTCGTCATATGAAATTTACGCTGGAGGGGAATATGAATCATTATTTATGGACATTAGACAATAAAACCGTTACAGAGACAGATAAAATTCTGATCAAAAAAGGAGAAATTTTAAGGATTAAGTTGTATAACAACTCTATGATGCGTCACCCGATGCACCTTCACGGGCACGATTTCAGACTCATCAATTCAAAAGGAGAATATTCACCCTTGAAAAATGTGGTAGATATTATGCCGATGGAAACTGTAACGATTGAATTTGCTGCCAATCAGGACGGAGACTGGTTTTTCCACTGTCATATCCTGTATCATATGATGGCCGGGATGGGAAGAATCTTCAGCTATGAAAATTCAAAACCGAATCCCCAGCTTCCGAACAGAAAACTGGCCTGGAAAAACTTTTTGAAAGATAATAAAATGGTAAGCTCTATGGCAATGCTGGATGTAGCAAGTAATAAAATCCATGCAGAAACCATGACGATGTTCGGGCCAAGATGGGCTAATCTGAATGAGTTTCATAGCAACTGGAACTTCGATCATTTTGAAGGAAGTGCAAAAGTGGGAAGATTCCTGGGGAAATTCCAATGGGCATTACCTTATGCTGGATTCAGAGTTCAAAAAAATCATGAAATCATGGAAAGACAAATAGCGGAAGATATGGGGATGGGTTTTCATGGCAAGAAAACCTGGTTCGGACAGCAGAAGGCTTCAAAAAGCAGATATTCATTTATAGTCGGGATGCAGTATGTATTACCAATGTTGATTACTGCAGATGCTAGTGTAGATCAGAACGGGAAAGTATTGCTGGAGCTGAGCAGGGAAGATATCCCGCTTTCCAGAAGATTGAGAGGAAACTTTAGCGTTAATTCAGATGGAGAATTCTCAACAGGAATAAGATATATTGTTCAAAAATGGCTATCCCTTTCCGGAAATTATGATAATGAAATGGGCTGGGGGGCCGGTGTTACATTAACGTATTAA
- a CDS encoding DUF3347 domain-containing protein, giving the protein MKKYIITAALTLFSVISLSAQSKKDAQVSKLYQNYIAIKSALASDDADQTSKAATEFIKTASTIDYKLVSEGNLNILRKDASAISEARTVAAQRETFFNLSDNMIALTKEFKLSEKPVYVQYCPMADGSWLSDEKQIMNPYYGKSMLSCGSVKSEIK; this is encoded by the coding sequence ATGAAAAAGTATATCATTACAGCAGCCTTAACTTTATTCTCAGTTATTTCACTTTCAGCACAGTCTAAAAAAGACGCTCAGGTTTCAAAGCTTTATCAGAACTATATTGCCATCAAGTCGGCTTTAGCTTCTGATGATGCAGATCAAACTTCAAAAGCAGCTACAGAATTCATTAAAACAGCTTCAACTATCGATTATAAATTAGTTTCAGAAGGAAACCTTAATATTCTTAGAAAAGATGCCTCTGCCATTTCAGAAGCGAGAACAGTTGCAGCTCAGAGAGAAACTTTTTTCAATCTTTCGGACAATATGATTGCTCTGACGAAGGAGTTCAAGCTTTCTGAGAAACCTGTTTACGTACAATATTGCCCAATGGCTGACGGAAGTTGGTTAAGTGATGAAAAACAGATCATGAATCCATACTATGGAAAATCTATGCTTTCTTGCGGAAGTGTAAAGTCGGAAATTAAATAA
- a CDS encoding HYC_CC_PP family protein, translating into MKKILAILFSIFYFGFSSGAAFSIHYCMKEFVSVSQKADDICGKCGVKDKKGCCKTEIKVVKVDDSQKSDLLNVDFLVQISEIPVKHQFVFLDRSFSATKFTQIQINAPPEYKPVPIYINHCNFRI; encoded by the coding sequence ATGAAAAAGATTCTTGCCATACTGTTTTCTATTTTCTACTTCGGATTCTCTTCCGGAGCAGCATTTAGCATTCATTACTGTATGAAAGAATTTGTTTCTGTAAGCCAGAAAGCTGATGATATTTGTGGCAAATGCGGTGTTAAAGATAAAAAAGGATGCTGCAAAACAGAGATCAAAGTCGTAAAAGTTGATGATTCCCAAAAGTCTGATCTGCTGAATGTTGATTTCTTAGTCCAGATTTCAGAAATTCCTGTTAAGCATCAGTTTGTTTTTTTAGACAGATCCTTTTCGGCGACCAAATTTACTCAGATTCAGATTAATGCACCACCGGAATATAAACCGGTACCCATCTATATCAATCATTGTAATTTTAGAATTTAA
- a CDS encoding TonB-dependent receptor plug domain-containing protein, protein MKKLVLPLSLMVPVLIFSQQRKKDTATTRVTDIEEVVFQKKTTGKTNDLTNVRISAKEAKAVASISGGIEGLIKTLPSVNSNTELSSQYMVRGGNYDENLIYINDIEIYRPFLIRNSQQEGMSIINPDMVSAVNFSAGGFEAKYGDKMSSALNIYYREPEKFEVSGEASLIGGRLTTGLASKNKKFTALFSGRYRNTNLVLNTLKEDTDFNPTYWDFQSYLNYHVNDKFSMSFIGYYSKNDYEMIPKAKSVTFGSLQQPITVNIGYGGKENDQYKNMMGTFSMNYKPADNWKLTMDAFAYQNREREYYTIRSEYELQTFDPITKEPVSSYDVGGQTEHARNDLFVRTYGTQLRAKFSPNVNTDIEVGFKYEKENLKDLTNEWKLVDSAGYSLPRPEVIDPRSGTTTGDLRMFYYIAGKNNIEPTRLSAYAQYSQKFYWGASKVFLNAGVRVSNWSFNKETIFSPRVQFAIKPDWDSDMLFKLSGGIYYQSPFYKEIKDLDGNFNPNIKSQRSIQAILSNDYEFYMYDRPFKLTTELYYKKMDNLIPYYMDNVRIRYSGQNNAKGYAYGIDTRLFGEFVPGVDSWLSASYARVYENIDGRGDIPRPTDQRFRVAMFYQDYMPQFPSMRVNLTLVYAMGLPTGSPVMFNDNGQPDFNSAYSYQKTLPAYKRVDIGLTKVFIDPKDKNKRSGFWGNFQELSLGVQVFNAFNINNTVANQWITDYNTNYMYPVPVRLTGRFFNVKLEFKL, encoded by the coding sequence TTGAAAAAACTAGTTTTACCGCTAAGCCTTATGGTTCCTGTTCTGATTTTCTCCCAACAAAGGAAAAAAGATACGGCGACCACTAGAGTGACCGATATAGAGGAAGTTGTGTTCCAGAAAAAAACAACAGGAAAGACCAATGACCTTACCAATGTAAGAATTTCTGCAAAAGAAGCGAAAGCAGTAGCTTCTATTAGTGGTGGAATTGAAGGGCTGATTAAAACACTTCCCTCTGTAAACTCCAACACAGAGCTGTCTTCCCAATATATGGTACGTGGTGGAAACTATGACGAAAACCTTATCTATATTAATGATATTGAGATCTACAGACCTTTCCTGATCAGAAACTCTCAACAGGAGGGGATGAGTATCATTAACCCGGATATGGTTTCTGCCGTAAATTTCTCTGCAGGAGGTTTCGAAGCCAAATATGGTGATAAGATGTCTTCTGCTTTAAATATCTATTACCGTGAGCCTGAAAAATTTGAGGTTTCCGGTGAGGCAAGTTTAATTGGTGGTAGATTAACCACCGGTTTGGCTTCAAAAAATAAAAAGTTTACCGCATTATTTTCAGGAAGATACAGAAATACCAATCTTGTTCTTAACACCTTAAAAGAAGATACAGACTTTAATCCTACTTATTGGGATTTCCAGTCTTATTTGAACTATCACGTTAATGACAAATTCTCCATGTCATTCATTGGGTATTATTCCAAGAATGATTATGAGATGATTCCTAAAGCGAAAAGTGTAACTTTCGGAAGCCTTCAGCAGCCTATTACTGTAAATATTGGGTATGGTGGTAAAGAAAATGACCAGTATAAAAATATGATGGGTACATTTTCCATGAACTATAAACCTGCTGATAACTGGAAGCTTACAATGGATGCTTTCGCTTATCAGAACAGAGAAAGAGAATACTATACTATCCGTTCAGAATATGAACTGCAGACGTTTGACCCGATAACAAAGGAACCTGTTTCCAGTTATGATGTAGGAGGACAGACAGAACATGCCAGAAATGATTTATTTGTAAGAACTTACGGAACTCAGCTCAGAGCGAAATTTTCTCCTAATGTGAATACAGATATTGAAGTTGGTTTCAAATATGAAAAAGAAAACCTTAAAGATCTTACCAATGAATGGAAACTGGTAGATTCTGCCGGATACAGCCTTCCAAGACCGGAAGTAATTGATCCCAGATCAGGAACTACAACAGGAGATCTGCGAATGTTCTATTATATTGCAGGAAAAAATAATATAGAGCCTACAAGATTATCTGCTTATGCACAGTATTCCCAGAAATTTTATTGGGGAGCAAGCAAAGTATTTTTAAATGCCGGAGTAAGAGTTTCTAACTGGAGCTTTAATAAAGAAACGATATTCTCACCAAGAGTTCAGTTTGCGATAAAACCAGACTGGGATTCCGATATGTTATTTAAACTTTCCGGAGGAATTTATTATCAATCTCCATTTTATAAAGAGATTAAAGATCTTGACGGAAACTTCAACCCGAATATCAAGTCACAAAGATCTATCCAGGCTATCCTGTCCAATGATTATGAGTTCTATATGTATGACAGACCGTTTAAATTAACAACGGAGCTTTACTACAAAAAAATGGATAACCTGATTCCGTATTATATGGATAACGTGAGAATCCGTTACTCAGGGCAGAATAATGCCAAAGGATACGCTTATGGAATTGATACCAGATTATTTGGTGAATTTGTTCCGGGAGTAGATTCATGGCTTTCAGCGAGTTATGCAAGAGTGTATGAAAATATTGATGGAAGAGGAGATATCCCGAGACCAACGGATCAGAGGTTCAGGGTTGCCATGTTCTATCAGGATTATATGCCGCAGTTCCCATCCATGAGGGTAAACCTTACTTTGGTATATGCAATGGGATTACCAACAGGATCTCCTGTAATGTTTAATGATAACGGACAGCCGGATTTCAATTCAGCATACAGTTATCAGAAAACATTGCCCGCTTACAAAAGGGTAGATATCGGATTAACAAAAGTATTTATTGATCCAAAGGATAAAAATAAAAGATCCGGTTTCTGGGGTAATTTCCAGGAATTATCATTAGGAGTACAGGTTTTCAACGCGTTTAATATCAATAACACTGTGGCTAACCAGTGGATTACAGATTACAATACCAATTATATGTATCCGGTTCCGGTACGTCTTACAGGACGTTTCTTCAATGTGAAACTAGAATTTAAACTATAA
- the kdsA gene encoding 3-deoxy-8-phosphooctulonate synthase — MIQYLDNIQHKDSKNFFLIAGPCIIEGEDMALRIAEKVINITDKYNIPYIFKGSFKKANRSRVDSFTTIGEEKSLEILKKVGETFNIPTTTDIHENEHAALAAQYVDVLQIPAFLVRQTDLLVAAAKTGKCVTLKKGQFLSPEAMKFAVQKVTDSDNQKVAIIERGNSFGYTDLIVDYRGIPTMREYAPVILDVTHSLQQPNQSSGVTGGRPDLIETIAKAGIAVGADGIFIETHPTPETALSDGANMLRLDLLEDLLQKLTRIRESIL, encoded by the coding sequence ATGATTCAGTATTTAGATAATATTCAGCACAAAGATTCAAAAAACTTTTTCCTTATTGCAGGACCCTGTATTATTGAAGGAGAAGATATGGCGCTTAGAATTGCTGAAAAAGTAATCAATATTACAGACAAGTATAATATTCCTTATATTTTCAAAGGAAGTTTCAAAAAGGCTAACAGAAGCCGTGTAGACTCTTTTACAACCATTGGAGAAGAGAAATCTCTTGAAATTCTTAAAAAAGTAGGAGAAACTTTCAATATTCCTACCACTACGGATATTCACGAAAATGAGCATGCTGCATTAGCAGCCCAGTATGTGGATGTTCTTCAGATCCCTGCATTCCTGGTTCGTCAGACAGATCTGTTGGTTGCTGCTGCTAAAACAGGAAAATGTGTTACTTTGAAAAAAGGTCAGTTCCTTTCACCGGAAGCTATGAAGTTTGCAGTTCAGAAAGTTACAGATTCTGATAACCAGAAAGTGGCAATCATTGAGAGAGGAAATTCTTTCGGGTATACAGACCTGATCGTAGACTACAGGGGAATTCCTACCATGAGAGAATATGCGCCTGTGATTCTGGATGTTACGCATTCATTGCAACAGCCTAATCAAAGTTCCGGAGTAACAGGAGGAAGACCCGATCTTATTGAAACTATTGCCAAAGCAGGAATTGCAGTAGGAGCAGACGGAATTTTTATCGAAACCCATCCAACTCCGGAAACTGCATTATCTGATGGAGCCAACATGTTAAGACTCGATTTATTAGAAGATTTATTACAAAAATTAACAAGAATTAGAGAATCGATTTTGTAA
- a CDS encoding DUF1697 domain-containing protein has translation MKYCAFLRGVNVKGTNMKMADVCQVFKDAGMKDVASILASGNIVFSSDKSAEELKVILEKAMSEHFSYEAFLFIKSHEETEIFWKSIPFEKNEDLHIYGFVGIPGVENVLMEEFQKTSRTENEKAEIVNDIFYWQVPKGNTLDSTFGKVLGKKSLKDQMTSRNVNTFEKILKKME, from the coding sequence ATGAAATATTGTGCTTTTCTCCGTGGTGTCAATGTAAAAGGAACCAATATGAAAATGGCAGATGTATGCCAGGTCTTTAAGGATGCCGGAATGAAAGATGTGGCTTCTATATTGGCTTCCGGCAATATTGTGTTTTCGTCTGATAAAAGTGCTGAAGAATTAAAAGTAATTCTTGAAAAGGCGATGTCTGAACATTTCTCTTATGAGGCTTTTTTGTTCATAAAATCTCACGAAGAAACAGAAATTTTTTGGAAGAGTATTCCTTTTGAAAAGAATGAAGATCTTCATATTTATGGCTTTGTCGGGATACCGGGAGTGGAGAATGTTTTAATGGAAGAATTCCAGAAAACTTCCCGGACGGAAAATGAAAAAGCTGAAATCGTTAATGATATATTTTACTGGCAGGTTCCCAAAGGAAATACATTAGATTCTACTTTTGGGAAAGTCTTAGGAAAGAAAAGCCTTAAAGATCAGATGACCAGCAGGAATGTGAATACGTTTGAAAAGATTTTAAAAAAGATGGAGTAA
- a CDS encoding LTA synthase family protein, protein MAETQNSRFPIYAVMVTVIFKLLFLLTHYIQEDAFITWRVAQNLLDYGVIGFNGDTKISASTTHLYVFVSYIFNLIFGKENFIEPLLIFNSVLFTIGTLFLSHLLLKNPWHKAIFIFLLGILPPAIKISILGMEYGILFFLEMSLLYYGFNKGKKWVLTLLPVLIMFTRIDTVIFLGVVFLVDFFWNKKIRWSYIFGGILGVLSTVAFNWFYFGEVVNNTITAKKLLYEQQLTLGEHFDYFMVSFGNFWGMLKVPGAFNPITVIILIFELLCFIYLIRQREKRNYYLWMIFIFGWVKQIVFISQKSLFDWYYWVPQLLLFVPVLIFVLEQKERRNLWLSLLILFYIVPMLAFQTIHSIATGNGEWNYRRTIGIFLNQYEKDKNQWILLEPAGYVPYFSGLKTIDEVGLVDKQIQEEIKKDKTNYWINTVKNRKPKYLLSYQNLYEGKNADYYQTHYKLLKEFRVKDHLKSDNKILEKIYNLKPSGTDYNLYIRVN, encoded by the coding sequence ATGGCTGAAACACAGAATAGCAGGTTTCCAATCTATGCCGTAATGGTTACGGTTATTTTTAAACTACTTTTTTTATTAACGCATTATATTCAGGAAGATGCTTTCATCACCTGGCGGGTAGCTCAGAATCTACTGGATTATGGAGTGATCGGCTTCAATGGTGATACTAAGATTTCAGCTTCTACCACTCATTTGTATGTTTTTGTGTCCTATATTTTCAATCTTATTTTTGGGAAAGAAAACTTTATAGAACCGCTTTTGATTTTTAATTCGGTCCTGTTTACCATAGGAACCCTGTTTTTATCACATCTGCTTCTTAAAAACCCTTGGCATAAAGCTATTTTTATTTTTTTACTCGGAATTTTACCCCCGGCTATTAAAATTTCAATTCTGGGAATGGAGTATGGGATCCTGTTTTTCCTGGAAATGTCCCTGCTGTATTACGGTTTCAATAAAGGAAAAAAATGGGTATTAACCCTTCTTCCGGTCCTGATTATGTTTACCAGAATTGATACCGTCATTTTCCTTGGAGTTGTATTTCTTGTTGACTTTTTCTGGAACAAAAAAATCAGATGGAGCTATATTTTTGGCGGAATTTTAGGCGTTTTATCAACGGTTGCTTTCAACTGGTTCTACTTTGGAGAAGTTGTAAATAACACTATTACTGCCAAAAAATTACTTTACGAACAGCAGCTGACTTTAGGGGAACATTTTGATTATTTTATGGTAAGCTTTGGAAATTTCTGGGGAATGCTGAAGGTTCCTGGAGCATTCAATCCCATTACAGTGATTATTCTTATTTTTGAGTTGCTTTGCTTTATTTATCTCATCAGACAAAGGGAAAAAAGAAATTATTACCTGTGGATGATCTTTATTTTTGGATGGGTAAAGCAGATTGTTTTTATTTCTCAAAAAAGCTTGTTCGATTGGTATTACTGGGTTCCGCAGCTTCTGCTTTTTGTTCCTGTTCTTATTTTTGTACTGGAGCAGAAGGAGAGAAGAAATTTATGGCTGTCACTGCTTATTTTGTTTTATATTGTTCCGATGCTGGCTTTTCAAACCATTCATTCTATTGCAACAGGAAATGGGGAATGGAACTACAGAAGAACTATCGGTATATTCCTGAACCAATATGAAAAAGATAAAAATCAGTGGATTTTATTGGAGCCTGCGGGGTATGTGCCTTATTTTTCGGGATTAAAAACTATTGATGAAGTTGGGTTGGTAGACAAACAGATTCAGGAAGAGATCAAAAAAGATAAAACAAATTACTGGATCAACACGGTTAAAAACAGAAAACCCAAATATCTGCTTTCCTATCAGAATTTATACGAAGGAAAGAACGCAGATTATTACCAAACCCATTATAAATTATTAAAGGAATTCAGGGTGAAAGATCACCTGAAAAGTGATAATAAAATACTGGAAAAAATCTACAATCTCAAGCCTTCCGGAACAGATTATAATTTATATATCCGGGTTAATTAA